From the genome of Winogradskyella forsetii, one region includes:
- a CDS encoding DUF4345 domain-containing protein yields the protein MSKTLNGLNTVILKISQTAIITKIHLIISVWIVIPVSLVYGFNPSSEFDIHLNTVDEHNFFKAIMGLYLGFSILWILGIFKANFLKMALISNIIFMLGLGLGRGLSWVIDGTPTFGYQFGVFAELFLGFYGLWALNRKYYKKP from the coding sequence TTGAGCAAAACCCTAAATGGTTTAAACACGGTCATTTTGAAAATATCCCAAACAGCAATTATTACTAAAATACACCTCATCATTTCTGTATGGATTGTAATTCCTGTTTCTTTAGTCTATGGTTTCAATCCAAGTTCTGAATTTGATATTCATTTAAATACCGTTGACGAGCATAATTTCTTCAAAGCTATAATGGGTTTGTATTTAGGCTTTTCTATTTTATGGATTTTAGGAATTTTTAAAGCCAATTTTTTAAAGATGGCTTTAATTTCCAACATCATTTTTATGTTAGGTTTGGGATTAGGAAGAGGGTTGAGTTGGGTTATTGATGGTACGCCAACTTTTGGTTATCAATTTGGCGTATTTGCGGAGTTGTTTTTAGGGTTTTATGGACT